From the Coffea eugenioides isolate CCC68of chromosome 1, Ceug_1.0, whole genome shotgun sequence genome, the window ATTGAAACTTCTTATGATCACTACTATTGGTTCTTCtgtgtaatttttttatttttaggtaaaaatttatttattaatgtaatgtgttcttatttttgttgattACAATGATATCTTATTTTGTTGCTCAAAGAATAtgagagaaaaaataaataaaattttttagtGGATTGTAAATGGGTAAGATAACCAAAACCATGAAAAATTATGTCAGTTtaactcacataaatcacccattttgatagttttatCCCAACCTACAACTATAGCTCCCCAACTCTATACTCCTTTTATTCTTTAGGATTCATTACCTTACTTTTACCCTTCCCAACCCTATACTCCAATCTTTCTATTCCTTTTATTATTTAGAATTTATTACCTCACTTttcaagtgttttttttttcaaataaagagTTACAATTATAGTCATCAAGGAAAAGTAATTAAGTATAACTTTGGTGAAATCCTACTATTTTTTGTGACAATCACCCAAGATAATTGTTTaaacaaatatttattttaaaaatttttgataaaCACTCCAAAAAACAACCATCTAAATGCcccttttattaatttaaaattgatataaaaatttttttatgtgCACTTTCATTATATGCAAAATTATTCAGATAAAGTATTGCGCATATCAAATATTATCTAGATAACGTTGTATGACAAATGTTTATTTCATAAGTTGGAATAATCGTCTAATTGGATAAGTTTAAGGCTGCAATAGGTAAAATGGGTAAAGAATGGTTATAATTGGATATGTTATCTGAATGTTTGACAAATCTATGTATATATCTAGAAGGAAAATGCTAAAAATGTTACTatataaatgattaaaaaataggACTAATCACATTTAGATTTGACAAATCAATCTTTACTAATCAAGGAATAAAATGGGCTAAAGTAATAAAGTTGTAATGGTGTGAATGATTTTAATATGGAACTAATCAAATTatccaaatttattttctttacttatggaaggaaaaaggggttaaagtttgaaaataaattataaCGATTTATTAAGCACTCATTTGAAGTGGgaaaaaagttttaaatttttaatttgaattGTCATAGAATTAATTGTAAATCActatttcaaactttttaattgaatttagggttaattccactttgtccccccaaactttggatgattacccacttcagtcgctaaacttcaaaatgggacacttaagtccctaaacttataaatacctcccacttaaggaaaattgttaacaaatcctgaatgctgttggtggtcgaagtgtctcattttataaggatttagggatttaagtgtcccattttataagtttagggacttaagtgggaggtatttataagtttagggacttaagtgtcccattttgaagtttagggactgaagtaggtaatcgtccaaagtttggggggacaaagtggaattaacctttgaatttatatattaaaataattgaaaattttagaaaaaaagtaCGAGAGATTTGGAAGCCATTTAAGAGGCATTCACTAATACCTCTCCTGCttatacatatagatataaataCCACGTTTCCTTGTTTTGCCTAAAAATGAACCCAAAAAGCAGCCTGTTACACATGAGACATCGGCTTCGTTTGGATTTGCAATTattttcaaaaactatttttgtcTTTGTGTGACACAAATACTGTGAACCAATAACAATTTAGTGCACAGTGAAACTGAGGCAGACCTACGTCGTTTTTGCACAAAGTCCCAATTGTGTTGTATTTGGCAGCACTGACTACTCAACCCTAAAACACAACCTATTCCCAATTGAGACAGAAAGCCGCTTCAATCTAAACTCTGCTTTTCTCTCCTTCTACTGTCGGAGATCTAAAGAAAGCTCTCCGACTGAGTTGTGTCTTTCCCCCGCTCCTCACACGTTTTCATACATTTGGCATGCCGACTCATTGCGAGAGTTCGAGAGGCATCAAGGAACTCCTCACCCATTTGCGATTCTGTCAGTCGACCCACTCCCATCGTTTGCTGATTTCGGTTCGACATCACACTGACAGATAACCAGAGTACGATGGAATTCTCattccttacctattgaatTTGCTTTTGTGGTAAGTCTCCATTTTGTTTACTGGATTGCAAATAGTTCCATAggctttcatttttttttcctttccattaaataaatggtttaaattACAATCGATCTTTGCTATTTTTAGGGTATAATCTACTCTACTATTAAACATGAGAGCAATTCATCCAAGTTGTTTGCTGCTTCTTAGTAGAAATTCAACACCCCACCTGTTTGTTTGCTGATGCTTAGCTTGCTACCCAAAAAAACTAATTTACTTTTGTCGTATGTTTTCCCCTTTTATCTTATTTTGAAAATGTAAATTATGTGCTTTTACGCTTAATGTTTCTCATACTTTGCATTGGAGATTTTATTGTTCTGGTTGGCAGTGGCTTCTCATCTTGGGGTTGTGCTGCCAAGTGCCAATGGTTTGCCAATAAGCAGTGCCGTAAATCAGCTAGCAAATGATTGCACAGACaataatgtttcttgaattccaaGGTCCTAGTTAGTCTCAATTCCGACCTGTTCCCCAGGGAACAATTAAAACCCAACTATTACTGATTAAATCCCTGATCAGGCATATCATTGACTGCTTGGTTACTTTAGCGGCTTATTGAATCTCAATCAATTAGTGCAAAATACTCCAGCTCAGTTGTTACCAGTATTGAATTTGAATCAACAAAACAAGCAAGAAATATTTCTATGGCTGCAGATTATGCAAAATCATAGTACCATGGCAGGTTGAATATTAGTATTTGGATAGGAGGTGGATTTGTAGCTTGAGTTAGAGCTTTCTACTGTGGTTTTCCATATCACGTACAAGGATTTTGTCTTGCCTTATTTAATTGCAAACTGAACTCATGTTGCCATAATATTCTTCTACTACTGTGTTTTTTCCTCAATGTCACTGGCTGATGCTATTTAAGgcatgtaattttttttccaacttcTGATACACGTTGTAGGATGTCTAAATTCATACTTCGTGGAGTGCTAAAAAACAAGTTGATCTGACTTGTATGGTTGCCGCCATTTAAGGCTACATGCCCCCTATTACCCGCCGTGCTACCAAAGGTATATTTGTTTAGTTCCCCTTTGTTCAATGCCTTGCCTATagatagtaattttttttcttatcaaacCAGCATTGAAACTGAATAGCATCCAGACtactcgttcattcatttctgcTTGGGGGGAAAATGATTTGAAGCAATGCATTTCTAACTACTACAAGGTAATTCTTGCTCCTCCTactgttttgttattattaattATGTCCTCTCTGTATCTTGAATAATCATGCCTGTTAATGCATTTCTTTGTTTGTTTCTAGATTTGTTTATGGGTTAATTAAGATGAAAAAACAAAGGCACGGATGTTCGGAGCGTGTGCATTTCTCTAGGGAGCACGAAATTTCCGTTGCCCAGCACCTTGTCAACATGCATAGAGTTAATGAAATTAGGGACAATAATATTTCTAACTATGTAGTTCCCGAAATACAATGGCGGGTGAACGACCAATATGGTACCTCCTTTACAAATGATAGTATAAGAGACAAATACTATGCAATGCGAGAGTTAACCAAACTGTACATTTCCTTCAAGAGGCGGGGAATGAGATTGGATTGGAATAGCCAGAAGTTTACATTCCTTATGGACGATAACAAGTGAGTTGAGATGGAGTAGGTATAACTATTCTAATAAAGAATAGATCTGGCTGCACGTTTTTTTTCCTATTCTGGGGTAATTCGTTAACTCCCTTTTGGCTGTGTTTTTTGTACAAGGTGaacccaaaatttttaaaattttaaaatgactGCTTAGTCTATCATTTACTTGAAAAgtatttatcaatcaatgtgcaACGGGAGACTTCAACTCTGGTTTCAAAAATGACCCCCGTACTTCAACCAAGGAGCAAGAGATGGAGACTGATGTATGATGTGCATGGGGAAAGGGCAGGTTGGACCATGCTGACTACGATACTGATGTACAAGTATAAGGGGCAAATGAAGAGAAAGGGAAGAAGGGTAAAGAAAACCGGAAGTCTGGTGATGCATCAAGCGGTAGTCCTATGTCTACTGCCTCCGGTTCAGTGACTGATAGATATTTTGGGGCTCTTGACACCATTGAATCGCTTGTTAGTCGAAAGAAGAGTAGCAGCATGAGTGTGTCAGTAAGCTCTCCGATCAAGCATCGTTCTGGCTGAGATGGATCGAAAAAATCGGAGTACAATGTTGCCATTGCTCAACTTTGGGGATTAGAGAATGTGGCCTACGTAACCAAAATAGCCGCTGCTGAAATATTGAAGGACCCTCAAGAGCTGGCTATTTGGAATTTAGCTGGATCAGACGCCGATCGCATCACCTTTATGAAGCGTCGAGGCTGTCTCCTGCCTGAACATAGCACTCAGGAGTCCCCTCCCCACCCCCATTATAGTCGTTTGTGCATTGGGAGCACTTCTTTAAAGCTAGCCATCGTTGCCTTTGTTTGTTTATGCTTGAGACCGTTGGTTGTAGCATTTGCTACCAGAGCTCTGAGTGTTTTTTCTTGGTCTGTCATTTGTTTCTTTAAATTTACCACGCTTTGTGGCCATGATTTTGTTGAGTATTTTATAATTCTTATATTTCAGACAAGTTAACAATGAGTTGTCAGGTTTTATTCATAATGTTTGTGGCCAAATCAGCAGTTGCTCTAGTATGTTTGCATATTGCCGGCCAATACTTCCAAGCATGGCACTAACTCCATTTGACTTTTATGATATCATTTGCTGCTAATACTGGCTTGTTCGTTGGTATTTACAAGGCAATTAATGACTTGCCTTTATAAGAACATATAATTTCAGATATTAACTATTTCACGTGTATAACACTTTTTAAGTCTTatgatttatttttctattagTCTTGATCTTGATTTATACTGCTGCCACAAACCTTGCAGATTCATCTTTGACGAAACTGAACCAATAACACTTGATGGAAAATGATTATTATGCATATGGTGGGGAAACTTCTGACGAATCGGACGAGGAGGAGCTCTTTTTGACCTTCGCCATGTTTGTTCTTCTAAGATTGACCTTATTCGACCCATACCTAAACCTTTTGCAGCGGCGACGAATTCGAGATGGTTCACGGTCAGGTGTTCAATGGGTTGTTGAGCTAATAAATGGCCATCGAGATAGAATATTCGACAACCTTCGCATGAAAACTCCTCTTTTCCTACAATTACGTGACTTATTCCTTGAACGGGGCTATTGGGAGTCGCAGCCTACACAGCAGGTAGGAATGCATGAGTCTGTCGCCATTTGCCTTTTGTGCTTGAACCATAATGAGCGATATAGGGTGCTAGTCGAGAGATTTCAACATTATTCCGAGACAGTGGATCGCCATCTACAACGCTGCTTTCAATCTCTTGTTCGATTGGGATGCGACTTGGTCAGGACAATAGATTATCACACAATTCATCCAAGAATACAGAACAGTGCGCTGTTCTGGCCATAGTTTAAGGTTAGGAATTCAAAGTCCTAGTTAGTCATTATGAAAACCTGTTAAATATGTAACACTGGTCCATGTGATTAGGATTGCATTAAAGCTATTGATATAACACACGTATCAACTTAGTATAGAGTCGAAGACATGGATCATTACCGGAACAGGCATGACGGCTTATCACACAACATTCTAACCATGTGTGATCATAATATGAGATTCACTTATGTCAGTGTAGGGTGGGAGGGTAGTGTCCATGATTCTAGGATCTTACGAGATATTTTACTTGATCCTAATTGTGCATTTCCAATGCCACCAGCAGGTACGTGAAAATTAAATCATAAATCCTGGCCTAATTGAGTTTTCTTACAACTAAATTTGAGTTGTCACAATGAACATAACTATCTGTATATGATATGCAGGCAAATATTATGCGGTGAAAGCACTTTTCAACAGACGCCATGCATCGTTAAGAAACATTATAAAACGCGCATTTGATGTCTTAAAAAAGCAATTTTCGATACTAAAGAGGCTCATGCAGAACTATTTGATGGCAACACAAAATAACATTATCCTTGTTTATTATGTCTTGCACAACTTCATACGCGATCATGTTCCTAATGACGcatattttgttgaaaaagaaactGTTGCAGTATTGACAGATAATTTAGACTAAGACAACCAAATGTTTGAACCACAACCACTTGATATGTCGACACAAGGAATTGCTGGCTGGAATACAGATAGAAGAGCAATAGCCGATCACATGTACTATCACCAATATTAGTAGAGCCCAATTGATCTCTCTCTCGTGGGGCTTTCAAACTAGAAGGGGGATTGTTGTTGTCTTTGTAATAATTAATGTTTCCACAGACAAATTAAATGACATGTAGTTTTGTGCAACCACCGTTTtgcttatttttaattgtaccATGAACAAATTAAGTATTTTAGAAAGGATATGCAACTAAGATTGATTAAAAATTTAACTgctgtttttcaaaaatagtgAATCCAAATacgtttattttttaaaaataatatgtTTAGGAACGACAGCAATCCGAACGACAGCAATCCAAACAACATTTACTGTTTTCCAAAAAATGAacagtaaaatttttgaaaaataccccaaaaaatagctaatccaaatgTAGCCAACATGTTTGGATTcgttgtttttaaaaaatagcaGTTAAATTTTTAATCAATCTTAGTTGCATATCCTTACTAAAATACATAATTTATTCGTGGTACAATTAAAGATAAGCAAAACGATTGTTGCATAAGACTACATGCCATTTAATTTGTCCGTGAAAACATTAATTATTACAAAGGCAACAACAATCCCTATTATAATTAGAAAGTCCCACGAGAGAGAGATCAATTGGGTTCTACTAATATTGGTGATAGTACATGTGATCGACTATTGCTTTTCTATCTTCATTCCAGCCAGCAATTCCTTGTGCCGACATATCGAGTGGTTGTGGTCCAAACATTTTGGTTGCCCTAGTCTAAATTATCTGCCAATACTGCATCagcttctttttcaacaaaatatgTGTTATTAGGAACATGATCGCGCATGAAGTTGTGCAAGACACAATAAGTAAGGACAATGTTATTTTGCGTTGCCATCAAATAGTTCTGCATAAGCCTCTTCAGTATCGAAAATTGCTTTTTCAAGACACCAAATGTGCATTCTATAATGTTTCTTAACGATGCATGACGTCTATTGAAAAGTGCTTTTACTGCCCGCTCCTGTGGGGTTCCCCATGCGCCCTTAAAGGGAGCTATAAATCCTGGCATATTTATGTATGTCGCATCCACTGCATAATATTTGCCTGCATATCATGTACAGATAGTTATGTTCGTTATGGCAACTCAAATTTAATTGTAAGAAACTCGATTAGGCAAGGATTTATTATTTAATATTCACGCACCTGCTGGTCGCATTGGAAAGACACAATTAGGATCAAGTAAAATATCTCGTAAGATCCTAAAATCATGAGCACTACCCTTCCACCCTACCTTGACATAAGTGAATCTCATATTATGGTCACACACGGCTAGAATGTTGTATGATAAGCCTTCATGCCTGTTCCGGTAACAATCCCTATTTTCGACTCTACACCAAGCTGATACTGTGTTCCAACAATAGCTCCAATGCAATCCTAATCACATGGGCCAGTGTTACATATTTAACAGGTTTTCATAATGACTAACTAGGATCTTGAATCCCTAACCTTAAACCATGGCCAGAACAGCGTACTGTTTTGTATTCTTGGATGAATTGTGTGATAATCTATCGGTCTCATCAAGTCGCGTCCCAATTGAACGAGAGATTGAAGGCAGCATCGTAGATGGCGATCCACTGTTTTGAAAGAATGTTGGAATCTCTCGGCTAGCACCCTATGTCGCTTATTATGACTCAAGCACAGAAGGCAAATGGCGACAGACTCATGAATTCTCACCCATTGTGTAGGGTGCAGCTCCCAATAGCCCCGCTCAAGCAACAAGTCATATAATTGCAGGAAAAGGGGAGTTTTCATGCGAAGGTTGTCAAATATTCTGTTTCGATGGCCGTTTATTAGCATACAATCCATTGAGCACCTGACTGTGAACTATCTCGGATTCGTCGCCGCTGCAAAGGATTTAGGTACGAGTCGAATAAGGCCAATCCTAGAAAAACAAACATGGCGAAAATCAAAAGGAGCTCCTTCTCGTCCGATTCATCAGAAGTTTCCCCACTGTATGCATAATGATCATTTTTCATCAAGTGTTTTTGGTTCAACTTCGTCAAAGGCGAATCTGCAAGGTTTATGGCAGTAGTATAGATCAAAATCAAGACTAATAGGAAAATAAATCATAAGACTTAAAAAGTGTTATACACCTGGAATAGTTAATATCTGAAATTATATTTTCTTACAAAGTCAAGTCATTAATTGCCTTGTAAATACCAACGAACAAGCCAGTGTTAATAGCAAATGGTATCATAAAAGTCAAATGGAGTTAGTGCCATGTTTAGAAGTATTGACCGGCAATATGCAAACATACTAGAGCAACTGCTGATTTGGCCACAAACATTATGACAACTCATAGTTAACTTGTCTGAAATATAAGAATTATAAAATACTCAACAAAGTCATGGCCACAAAGCGCAGTGAATTTAAATAAACAAATGACAGACCAAGAAAAAACACTTACAGTTCCGGTAGCAAATGCTACAACTAACGGTCTCAAACATAAACAAACAAAGGCAACGACGGCCAGCTTTAAAGAAGTGCTCCCGATGCACAAACCACTATAACGGCGGTGGGGGAGGGGGCTTCTGAGTGCCATGTTCTGGCGGGAGATAGCCTCGATGCTTCATAAAGGTGATGCGGTCGACGTCTGATCCAGCTAAATTCCAAATAGCCAGCTCTTGAGGGTCCTTCAATATTTCAACAGCGGACATTTTGGCTACGTAGGTCACGTTCTCTAATCCCCGAAGTTGAGCAATGACAACATTGTACTCCGATTTCTTCGATCCATCTCGGCCAGAACGATGCTTGGTCGAAGAGTTTACTAACACACTCATGCTGCTACTCTTCTTTCGACTAACAAGCGACTCAATGGTGTCAAGAGCCCTAAAGTATCTACCAGTCATTGAACCAGAGGCGGTAGACATAAGACTACCGCTTGATGCGTTACCAGACTTTCGCTTTCCTTTACCCTTCTTCCCTTTCTCTTCATTTGCCCCTAATACTTGTACATCAGCATCGCAGTCCGCATGGTCCAACCTGGGCTTTCCTCGTACACATTGTGCAGCAGTCTCCATCTCTTGCTCCTCGACTGAATGCGGGGGTTGTTTTCGAAGCCAGAGGTGAAGTCTCCCGTTGCGCCTTGATTGACAAATACTTCCTCAAGTAAATGATAGACTAAGCagtcattttgaaattttaaaaattttgggttCATTTTGTACAAAAAACACAGCCAAAAGGGAGTTAATGAATTACCCCagaataggaaaaaaaatgtgCAGCCAGATCTATTCTTTATTAAAATAGTTATATCTGCTTTATCTCGGCTCACTTGTTATCGTCCATAAGGAATGTAAA encodes:
- the LOC113767945 gene encoding uncharacterized protein LOC113767945; protein product: MRFTYVKVGWKGSAHDFRILRDILLDPNCVFPMRPAGKYYAVDATYINMPGFIAPFKGAWGTPQERAVKALFNRRHASLRNIIECTFGVLKKQFSILKRLMQNYLMATQNNIVLTYCVLHNFMRDHVPNNTYFVEKEADAVLADNLD